The Dokdonella koreensis DS-123 genome has a segment encoding these proteins:
- a CDS encoding winged helix-turn-helix domain-containing protein, translated as MRRELWREDVLVDLAPRVFACLCYLVEQRERAVSRAELIAAAWRRDNVSETQLFQLVLRARRAVGDDAEQQRCIRTIVGFGYRWVAPTQVADSSAADAPPATTVPEPAPTATSTPASAAGHAAGMPTKVGAVPARFGRAMRLAAIAIAVALAAGILWYATRTPVAPVTSAGTPAQTAPAQRWAVLPFAVEPVEGLAWVRLGGMDLLADRLGRAGLAVQPAEGTLGLLASAGADAAAQDARLRSEGIDAVVSGVAVRQGTAWTVTLTAALASVPPLRTGATDTDLMTALQQASDRLLTALGRALPDRGLDGVLVGLLQQARTALLEDDAPRARALLDAAPPSLRDDPEAGLLSARVEARLGHFEAAIDQASALLDAASGADDPYLRMRILITRGAARIPLDQAGEARADFDAALAVPGAATFPHTLGEAYLGRGITASMRGDAGGGAADLGRARVLLDQSGDALGVARVDLSWAVLDAGRGAFAEAGPRFERAARSFEAFGARRPLRSALIGLQDIQLDLLDIRAALATNERAWTASAPGNDPLLRRVLTLQRARSLFAVGRLRETRELLDALATGTQDYLALSRDAERLRLLEVELALAEARSDDARRDAAELPTGPLPGGGDDVLRARAALVRERTLHEDGPPTPTPATAGDDAGTRHAGPYRRLAEAERAARRGQGDAADAAYRQALAQADAIGLPVTIAEVVASYVPFLLAAGRTSEAAELAGRVGTWAEEDYGSAVVRLRVAHALGAVPAWQAALDAARRVAGERRLPAGLTAAPAALRP; from the coding sequence GTGCGCCGTGAGCTGTGGCGCGAGGACGTGCTCGTCGACCTCGCGCCGCGCGTGTTCGCCTGCCTGTGCTACCTGGTCGAGCAGCGCGAGCGCGCGGTATCGCGCGCGGAGCTGATCGCGGCGGCCTGGCGCCGCGACAACGTGTCGGAGACGCAGCTGTTCCAGCTGGTGCTGCGCGCACGCCGGGCGGTCGGCGACGATGCCGAGCAGCAGCGCTGTATCCGTACGATCGTCGGCTTCGGCTATCGCTGGGTGGCGCCGACACAGGTAGCGGACTCGTCGGCCGCGGACGCGCCCCCGGCAACCACGGTGCCGGAGCCGGCCCCGACGGCCACGTCCACACCCGCGTCCGCCGCCGGTCACGCAGCCGGCATGCCGACGAAGGTCGGGGCCGTCCCGGCGCGCTTCGGCCGCGCCATGCGGCTCGCCGCGATTGCGATCGCGGTAGCCCTGGCAGCGGGCATCCTCTGGTATGCCACCCGGACACCGGTCGCGCCGGTCACTTCCGCCGGCACACCGGCCCAAACCGCGCCGGCGCAGCGATGGGCGGTGCTGCCGTTCGCGGTCGAGCCCGTCGAAGGCCTGGCCTGGGTCCGGCTCGGCGGCATGGATCTGCTGGCCGACCGCCTCGGCCGCGCCGGCCTGGCGGTGCAGCCCGCGGAAGGCACGCTCGGCCTGCTGGCCTCCGCCGGCGCCGATGCGGCGGCCCAGGACGCACGTCTGCGCAGCGAGGGCATCGACGCCGTCGTCTCCGGTGTGGCCGTGCGACAGGGGACGGCGTGGACGGTGACGCTGACGGCGGCGCTGGCGAGCGTGCCGCCGCTGCGGACCGGCGCGACCGACACGGACCTGATGACGGCCCTGCAGCAGGCCAGCGACCGGTTGCTGACGGCGCTGGGGCGTGCGCTGCCCGATCGCGGCCTGGACGGCGTTCTCGTCGGCCTGCTGCAGCAGGCCCGCACGGCACTGCTCGAAGACGATGCGCCGCGCGCCCGCGCGCTGCTGGATGCGGCACCGCCGTCGCTGCGGGACGATCCGGAAGCCGGCCTGCTGTCGGCACGCGTGGAGGCCCGGCTCGGCCACTTCGAGGCCGCCATCGACCAGGCCTCGGCACTGCTCGATGCGGCCTCCGGCGCCGACGATCCCTACCTGCGCATGCGCATCCTGATCACGCGTGGCGCCGCGCGCATCCCGCTGGACCAGGCTGGCGAGGCCCGCGCGGACTTCGACGCCGCCCTGGCCGTGCCGGGTGCCGCCACCTTTCCGCACACGCTCGGCGAGGCTTATCTGGGCCGTGGCATCACCGCGTCGATGCGTGGCGATGCCGGCGGCGGCGCGGCGGACCTGGGCCGGGCGCGCGTCCTGCTCGACCAGAGCGGCGATGCGCTCGGCGTCGCCCGCGTGGACCTGAGCTGGGCGGTCCTGGATGCCGGCCGTGGCGCGTTTGCCGAAGCGGGGCCGCGCTTCGAGCGCGCGGCCCGGTCGTTCGAGGCCTTCGGCGCGCGGCGGCCGTTGCGCAGCGCACTGATCGGCTTGCAGGACATCCAGCTCGACCTGCTGGACATCCGCGCGGCCCTGGCCACCAACGAACGCGCCTGGACCGCCTCCGCGCCCGGCAACGACCCGCTGCTCAGGCGCGTGCTGACGTTGCAGCGCGCGCGCAGCCTGTTCGCGGTGGGGCGCCTGCGCGAGACGCGCGAACTGCTCGACGCACTCGCGACCGGCACCCAGGACTACCTGGCGCTGTCACGCGACGCCGAGCGCCTGCGCCTGCTGGAGGTCGAGCTGGCCCTCGCCGAGGCGCGCAGCGACGACGCGCGCCGCGATGCGGCCGAGCTGCCGACCGGGCCGCTGCCCGGCGGCGGCGACGACGTGCTGCGCGCCCGCGCGGCACTGGTGCGCGAGCGGACACTGCACGAGGACGGCCCGCCGACGCCGACGCCGGCCACGGCCGGCGACGATGCCGGCACGCGCCATGCCGGTCCGTATCGGCGCCTGGCCGAGGCCGAGCGCGCCGCCCGCCGGGGCCAGGGCGACGCAGCCGATGCGGCCTACCGGCAGGCGCTGGCGCAGGCCGACGCGATCGGCCTGCCGGTGACGATCGCCGAGGTCGTCGCGTCCTACGTCCCGTTCCTGCTCGCTGCCGGCCGCACCAGCGAGGCCGCCGAGCTGGCCGGCCGGGTCGGCACCTGGGCCGAGGAGGACTACGGCAGCGCCGTGGTCCGGCTGCGCGTGGCGCACGCGCTGGGCGCGGTGCCGGCCTGGCAGGCGGCGCTCGATGCCGCCCGCCGCGTCGCCGGCGAACGCCGCCTGCCGGCCGGGCTGACAGCAGCGCCGGCCGCTTTACGTCCTTGA
- a CDS encoding PQQ-binding-like beta-propeller repeat protein: MKPAISFQLLFLALATTAPSAQDLAHFLEVGHRIDTFNAAGAGRLALADVDGDGITDVVFSALQGNPLLLVAGVDTNGAIGLKQDLVVPYDGVDTPSASGFARVLAWSEDGAPRIVTVGQNGTVRIYGQWPMVEVRRFDTQAGILAAAIGDIDVDGNDELVVLNAAGIRIYTVGAGTLIHEIATADNNDLALAQLDADPALEIIVGGLYSGAVLDGATFATDWQSPTAFGHRIAVMPPGASGAQVWATAPFFEFTGFDVYGAMPWGPVWRQVLSEPISSMAMAVDEVEGSDVILTGGSASTVIAFDLATQTERFRISNGAPISALAATDIDGDGQTEIIFSAINHYSTAPALAVADIATGTTRWQFIPNGRRYTAAAVGDADGDGREDVLVAGPDSTRPGSIAKLDFVTGTEGWLSPADAGTLEDPFRIITRTIALARRANDARPRIVLAGARNEFHVGDIGRIVVLDPSDMSPTLQVGGTPADVFGPIRAATTYDWAQDGNDALLVAEGIRNWSPNWPRLRVLSASDGNPLWTSEGFGGPYALVKSVFVLPGTSHAEDTFVVATDGGLYGFGRSASSVSWELAMPNDGAAYVADGVGGPEILVFTQTGQMRFLDASTRTTLRSFTFDASFHAVQALAGDAGSVLAAADDTLMLIDGRTGTLRTRSAGLGAFDANTQVGAAYQGGGAWHIAATTEVTTYRYRLVLTDAIFSGNFEAAP, from the coding sequence ATGAAACCTGCCATCAGCTTCCAACTCCTGTTCCTGGCGCTCGCAACCACTGCGCCCTCTGCACAGGACCTCGCGCATTTCTTAGAGGTCGGTCACCGGATCGACACTTTCAACGCCGCCGGTGCGGGACGGCTTGCTCTGGCTGACGTGGACGGAGACGGCATCACGGATGTCGTGTTCTCCGCTCTGCAGGGCAACCCGCTTCTGCTCGTCGCCGGCGTGGACACGAATGGGGCGATCGGTTTGAAGCAGGACCTTGTCGTCCCTTATGACGGCGTGGATACGCCCAGCGCAAGTGGCTTTGCACGCGTATTGGCCTGGTCCGAAGATGGCGCACCGCGAATCGTCACGGTCGGTCAGAACGGCACTGTTCGCATCTATGGTCAGTGGCCGATGGTCGAAGTGCGCCGCTTCGATACTCAGGCAGGCATTCTGGCTGCGGCTATCGGCGACATCGATGTCGACGGCAATGACGAATTGGTCGTTCTGAATGCAGCTGGGATACGAATCTATACGGTCGGTGCGGGCACACTGATTCACGAGATCGCTACCGCCGACAACAACGACTTGGCCCTGGCGCAACTTGACGCCGATCCCGCACTCGAGATCATTGTCGGCGGCCTTTACTCAGGCGCGGTCCTGGATGGAGCGACATTCGCGACGGATTGGCAGTCTCCGACCGCATTCGGACACCGCATTGCGGTGATGCCGCCGGGAGCGAGCGGCGCGCAGGTCTGGGCAACGGCTCCGTTCTTCGAGTTCACCGGGTTCGACGTCTATGGGGCGATGCCCTGGGGCCCTGTTTGGCGACAGGTGTTATCGGAGCCGATCTCCTCGATGGCCATGGCAGTGGACGAGGTGGAGGGTTCGGACGTGATTCTGACCGGAGGCAGCGCATCGACGGTCATCGCATTCGACCTGGCGACACAAACGGAGCGCTTCCGCATCTCGAATGGGGCACCCATCTCCGCATTGGCAGCCACCGACATCGATGGTGACGGGCAGACCGAGATCATTTTCTCTGCCATCAACCACTACTCCACAGCGCCGGCGCTGGCCGTTGCGGATATCGCCACAGGCACGACAAGGTGGCAGTTCATCCCGAACGGAAGGCGCTATACGGCTGCGGCCGTAGGTGACGCCGATGGTGACGGGCGTGAGGACGTTCTGGTCGCCGGTCCCGATAGCACCCGTCCCGGCAGCATCGCGAAGCTCGATTTCGTGACCGGCACCGAGGGCTGGCTTTCACCGGCCGATGCCGGCACCTTGGAGGATCCATTCCGCATCATCACACGCACCATCGCCCTGGCCCGCAGGGCGAACGACGCACGTCCCAGGATCGTGCTGGCGGGTGCTCGCAACGAGTTTCACGTAGGCGACATCGGGCGAATCGTGGTACTCGACCCTTCCGATATGTCCCCTACGCTGCAGGTCGGAGGAACGCCTGCAGACGTGTTCGGACCGATTCGAGCGGCAACGACGTACGATTGGGCCCAGGACGGCAACGACGCCTTGCTGGTCGCCGAGGGCATACGCAATTGGAGCCCGAACTGGCCGAGGCTTCGCGTGCTGTCCGCGAGTGACGGCAATCCGCTTTGGACGTCAGAAGGGTTCGGCGGGCCCTATGCCCTCGTCAAGAGCGTTTTCGTGCTGCCGGGTACCTCGCACGCCGAGGACACTTTCGTCGTGGCTACCGATGGAGGCCTGTACGGCTTCGGCCGGTCGGCGAGCAGCGTTTCATGGGAGCTGGCCATGCCCAACGACGGTGCGGCCTACGTGGCCGATGGCGTCGGTGGGCCAGAAATCCTCGTCTTCACGCAAACGGGCCAAATGCGCTTTCTCGATGCCTCGACTCGTACCACGTTGCGCAGCTTCACGTTCGATGCATCCTTTCATGCGGTTCAGGCGCTCGCGGGCGACGCAGGAAGCGTGCTGGCGGCCGCTGATGACACGCTGATGCTGATCGACGGCCGTACCGGCACGCTGAGGACACGAAGCGCAGGGCTGGGGGCGTTCGACGCAAATACGCAGGTTGGTGCCGCCTATCAAGGAGGCGGTGCGTGGCACATTGCCGCGACGACCGAGGTGACGACGTATCGGTACCGGCTGGTGTTGACCGACGCCATTTTCAGCGGCAACTTCGAGGCCGCTCCCTGA
- a CDS encoding LysR family transcriptional regulator, with product MRLTLRQLQIFRAVAETGSTVAAADRVALSQSATSVALAELERALDARLFDRIGRRLLLNDRGRALLPAAVALLDDARDIEAAFGGAGRPDLRLAASTTIGNYVLPGLLAGFRAQWPEARLGLRVGNTLEVVNAVTAFEVDLGFIEGPCRADAVTVIPWRQDELVVVAAPTHPLARSAAQGRLPLRRLREVRWLLREPGSGTREAVEQALLPHLDHLPADMTLGSSEAIKYAVAEGLGVSCLSRSVVRDLLDLGRLVVLPTTLPRLSRPFSFVHHEKKRLSEALQAFLAHCIG from the coding sequence ATGCGGCTGACCTTGCGTCAATTGCAGATCTTCCGTGCGGTGGCCGAGACCGGCAGCACCGTGGCGGCGGCGGACCGCGTGGCGCTGTCGCAGTCGGCGACCAGCGTCGCGCTGGCCGAGCTGGAGCGCGCGCTCGATGCGCGGCTGTTCGATCGCATCGGCCGCCGCCTGCTGCTGAACGATCGCGGCCGGGCTCTGCTGCCGGCGGCGGTGGCGCTGCTGGACGATGCGCGCGACATCGAGGCCGCGTTCGGCGGGGCCGGCCGGCCCGACCTGCGCCTGGCGGCCAGCACCACGATCGGCAACTACGTGCTGCCGGGCCTGCTCGCCGGCTTTCGGGCGCAGTGGCCCGAGGCGCGGCTGGGCCTGCGCGTGGGCAATACGCTGGAGGTGGTCAACGCCGTGACCGCGTTCGAGGTGGACCTGGGCTTCATCGAAGGGCCCTGCCGTGCCGACGCGGTGACGGTGATCCCGTGGCGCCAGGACGAGCTGGTGGTGGTCGCGGCACCGACCCATCCGCTGGCGCGCAGCGCGGCGCAGGGGCGCCTGCCGCTGCGTCGCCTGCGCGAGGTGCGCTGGCTGCTGCGCGAACCGGGCTCCGGCACGCGCGAGGCGGTCGAACAGGCGCTGCTGCCGCACCTCGACCACCTGCCGGCCGACATGACGCTGGGCAGCTCCGAGGCGATCAAGTACGCGGTCGCCGAAGGGCTGGGCGTCAGCTGCCTCTCGCGCAGCGTCGTGCGCGATCTGCTGGATCTGGGCCGGCTGGTGGTGTTGCCGACGACGTTGCCGCGGCTGAGCCGGCCGTTCTCGTTCGTCCACCACGAGAAGAAGCGCCTGTCCGAGGCGCTGCAGGCCTTCCTCGCGCACTGCATCGGTTGA
- a CDS encoding autorepressor SdpR family transcription factor, producing the protein MSQVFRALSDPTRRRVLQLLRDGPMSAGELSDQFDVSKPTMSAHFAVLKEADLVHAEKAGKSVIYHLKLSVLEEALLGFVHSFGLGTQAPKLKKETAR; encoded by the coding sequence ATGAGCCAGGTCTTCAGAGCCCTTTCCGACCCTACCCGCCGGCGGGTGCTGCAGCTGCTACGCGACGGGCCGATGAGCGCCGGCGAGCTCAGCGACCAGTTCGACGTCTCCAAGCCGACGATGTCGGCGCATTTCGCGGTGCTGAAAGAAGCCGACCTGGTGCATGCCGAGAAGGCCGGCAAGTCCGTCATCTATCACCTCAAGCTCTCGGTGCTCGAAGAAGCCTTGCTGGGCTTCGTCCATTCGTTCGGCCTGGGCACGCAGGCGCCGAAGCTCAAGAAGGAGACTGCACGATGA
- a CDS encoding MATE family efflux transporter: MTPETPASGSATAAHPPHSLWRELRDAVRGTDADYTRIPLRRAVFLLAVPMVLELVLESTFAVVDIFFVSKLGPSAVATVGLTESYLFLLYAVAMGLAMAVTAVVARRIGEGKREEAAITAVQAIFVALLVSVLPALVGIFYAQDLLRLMGADAWAIEHGYRYTQWMLGSNAVIVLLFVINAIFRGAGDAAIAMRVLWLSNGLNILLCPLLIFGFGPVPALGIEGAAIATTIGRGCGVLYQLWMLFHSGKHIRVSLAQLVWRGAALWNIVRTSLGGIGQMIVAMTAWIFLMRILAEIGSTAVAGATIAIRLMMFTMMPAWGMSNAAATLVGQNLGAGHADRAEASVWRIGWYNMAYLIGVSVLFFAFPQPLVAFFSSDPEVVKVGAEWLRILSYALWVYGWWMVTVQAFNGAGDTITPTKINVVFFWLIQIPLCYLLAIHFGWKELGVFWGVFVSETSVGLFTLWLFTRGRWKQAKV; the protein is encoded by the coding sequence ATGACCCCTGAAACACCGGCATCCGGTTCCGCCACCGCCGCCCACCCGCCGCACTCGCTGTGGCGCGAACTGCGCGACGCGGTCCGCGGTACCGACGCCGACTACACCCGCATCCCGCTGCGCCGCGCGGTGTTCCTGCTGGCCGTGCCGATGGTGCTGGAGCTGGTGCTGGAGTCGACCTTCGCGGTGGTCGACATCTTCTTCGTCTCCAAGCTCGGCCCCTCGGCCGTCGCCACGGTCGGCCTGACCGAGAGCTACCTGTTCCTGCTCTATGCGGTGGCGATGGGCCTGGCGATGGCGGTGACCGCGGTGGTGGCGCGGCGCATCGGCGAGGGCAAGCGCGAGGAGGCGGCGATCACGGCGGTGCAGGCGATCTTCGTCGCCCTGCTGGTGTCGGTGCTGCCGGCGCTGGTCGGCATCTTCTACGCGCAGGACCTGCTGCGGCTGATGGGCGCCGACGCCTGGGCGATCGAGCACGGCTACCGCTACACGCAATGGATGCTCGGCAGCAACGCGGTGATCGTGCTGCTGTTCGTGATCAACGCGATCTTCCGCGGTGCCGGCGACGCGGCGATCGCGATGCGGGTGCTGTGGCTGTCCAACGGCCTCAACATCCTGCTGTGCCCGCTGTTGATCTTCGGCTTCGGCCCGGTGCCGGCGCTGGGCATCGAAGGCGCAGCGATCGCTACCACCATCGGTCGTGGCTGCGGCGTGCTGTACCAGCTCTGGATGCTGTTCCACAGCGGCAAGCACATCCGCGTGAGCCTCGCGCAGCTGGTCTGGCGCGGTGCAGCGTTGTGGAACATCGTGCGCACCTCGCTCGGCGGCATCGGCCAGATGATCGTGGCGATGACGGCGTGGATCTTCCTGATGCGCATCCTCGCCGAGATCGGCAGCACGGCAGTGGCCGGCGCGACCATCGCGATCCGCCTCATGATGTTCACGATGATGCCGGCCTGGGGCATGTCCAATGCGGCCGCGACCCTGGTGGGACAGAACCTGGGCGCCGGCCACGCCGATCGTGCCGAGGCGTCGGTGTGGCGCATCGGCTGGTACAACATGGCCTACCTGATCGGCGTGTCGGTGCTGTTCTTCGCGTTCCCGCAGCCGCTGGTCGCGTTCTTCAGCAGCGACCCGGAGGTGGTCAAGGTCGGCGCGGAATGGCTGCGCATCCTGTCGTACGCGCTATGGGTCTACGGCTGGTGGATGGTGACGGTGCAGGCGTTCAACGGCGCCGGCGACACGATCACGCCGACCAAGATCAATGTGGTGTTCTTCTGGCTGATCCAGATTCCGCTGTGCTACCTGCTGGCGATCCACTTCGGCTGGAAGGAGCTGGGCGTGTTCTGGGGCGTGTTCGTGTCCGAGACCTCGGTCGGCCTGTTCACGCTGTGGCTGTTCACGCGCGGGCGGTGGAAGCAGGCGAAGGTCTGA
- a CDS encoding YeiH family protein, with amino-acid sequence MSSVVPALPARHPWLARLPGLALAAAIAAAATLAAGHPWLQGHGIGALTLAIVIGMAVGNLAPARWLGASASGLAYAKQTLLRLGIVLYGLRISFHDVAAIGVAGVLIDALALASTFALAWRLGPRLFGLDPTTSMLVGAGGAICGAAAVMATAPVARARDEQVAVAVATVVVFGTVAMFLYPLLYTLAGSLGADVSPLHYGVYAGSTVHEVAQVVVAGRAVGEQAADVAVVTKMVRVMMLAPFLLLLSAWLARKAPEPAAGASPARLHVPWFALGFIAVAGIHSLGVLPGRAVSIGVELDAIILATAMAALGASTRIAAIRRAGLRPLALAGTLFAWLIVGGLAINAAVWGLLG; translated from the coding sequence ATGTCCTCCGTCGTTCCCGCCCTCCCCGCCCGCCACCCCTGGCTGGCGCGCCTGCCCGGGCTTGCCCTCGCCGCCGCGATCGCCGCGGCCGCCACCCTCGCCGCCGGCCATCCCTGGCTGCAGGGTCACGGCATCGGCGCGCTGACGCTGGCCATCGTCATCGGCATGGCGGTGGGCAACCTTGCCCCGGCGCGCTGGCTGGGCGCCTCCGCATCCGGGCTGGCGTATGCCAAGCAGACGCTCCTGCGCCTGGGCATCGTGCTGTACGGCCTGCGCATCAGCTTCCACGACGTGGCGGCCATCGGCGTCGCCGGCGTGCTGATCGACGCACTGGCGCTGGCCAGCACGTTCGCGCTGGCCTGGCGGCTGGGGCCACGCCTGTTCGGCCTGGACCCGACGACGTCGATGCTGGTCGGCGCCGGCGGCGCGATCTGCGGCGCCGCCGCGGTGATGGCGACCGCACCCGTCGCGCGCGCACGCGACGAGCAGGTCGCCGTCGCAGTCGCCACGGTGGTGGTGTTCGGCACGGTGGCGATGTTCCTGTATCCGCTGCTGTACACACTGGCCGGCTCGCTAGGCGCCGATGTCTCGCCGCTGCACTACGGCGTGTATGCCGGCTCCACCGTGCACGAGGTGGCCCAGGTGGTCGTCGCCGGCCGCGCAGTCGGCGAGCAGGCCGCCGACGTCGCCGTGGTCACCAAGATGGTCCGCGTGATGATGCTGGCGCCGTTCCTGCTGCTGCTCTCCGCCTGGCTTGCGCGCAAGGCCCCGGAGCCGGCCGCCGGCGCCAGCCCCGCCCGGCTGCACGTGCCGTGGTTCGCGCTCGGCTTCATCGCCGTCGCCGGCATCCATTCGCTCGGCGTGCTGCCCGGGCGCGCGGTCTCGATCGGCGTCGAACTCGACGCGATCATCCTGGCCACCGCAATGGCCGCCCTCGGCGCCAGCACGCGCATAGCCGCGATCCGCCGTGCCGGCCTGCGTCCACTGGCGCTGGCCGGCACGCTGTTCGCGTGGCTGATCGTCGGCGGGCTGGCGATCAATGCGGCGGTGTGGGGGCTGCTGGGCTGA
- a CDS encoding AAA family ATPase, with amino-acid sequence MLTTLAVANYRSLRDLVLPMGRLNVVTGANGSGKSNLYRALRLLSETAQGGVVPALAREGGLQSTLWAGPETISARMRRGEVPIQGGPRTAPVSLRLGFAGDDYGYAIDLGLPEPSLSRFAHDPQIKREVIWSGPFLRQSNVLLDRRGPMARVRAGRGWRVAAEHVSLFESVFAQLADPQAAPEVLSLRETIRGWRFYDHFRSDLQAPARQPQLGTRTPVLSHDGRDLAAAWQTIVEIGDARALAAAVDDAFPGTRVAVVGDGDRFALEFSQHGLLRPLSAAELSDGTLRYLLWIAALHTPRPPPLMVLNEPETSLHPDLLPALARLIAHGARSTQVWVVSHASRLIAALEAQADCNSIHLEKQFSQTGIVGQGMLDAPAWYWPER; translated from the coding sequence ATGCTCACTACGCTCGCCGTCGCCAACTACCGATCCCTGCGCGACCTGGTGCTGCCGATGGGGCGCTTGAACGTCGTCACCGGCGCCAATGGCAGTGGCAAGTCGAACCTGTACCGCGCGCTGAGGCTGTTGTCCGAAACCGCGCAGGGCGGGGTGGTGCCGGCGCTCGCACGTGAAGGCGGGCTTCAGTCGACGCTGTGGGCCGGGCCGGAGACGATCAGTGCGCGCATGCGCCGCGGCGAAGTGCCGATCCAGGGCGGTCCGCGCACCGCGCCGGTGTCGTTGCGACTGGGTTTCGCAGGTGACGACTACGGCTACGCGATCGACCTGGGCCTGCCCGAGCCGAGCCTGTCGCGTTTCGCCCACGATCCGCAGATCAAGCGCGAGGTGATCTGGAGCGGGCCGTTCCTGCGCCAGTCGAACGTGCTGTTGGACCGGCGCGGACCGATGGCGCGGGTGCGTGCGGGCCGCGGCTGGCGGGTGGCGGCCGAGCACGTGAGCCTGTTCGAGAGCGTGTTCGCCCAGCTCGCCGACCCGCAGGCCGCGCCGGAAGTGTTGAGCCTGCGCGAGACCATCCGCGGTTGGCGGTTCTACGATCATTTCCGTAGCGACCTGCAAGCGCCGGCGCGCCAGCCGCAGCTGGGCACGCGCACGCCGGTGCTCAGCCACGACGGCCGTGATCTGGCCGCGGCGTGGCAGACCATCGTCGAGATCGGCGATGCGCGTGCGCTGGCGGCGGCGGTCGACGATGCCTTTCCCGGAACGCGCGTGGCGGTGGTCGGTGACGGCGACCGCTTCGCGCTGGAGTTCTCCCAGCACGGATTGCTGCGGCCGTTGTCGGCGGCGGAATTGTCCGACGGCACGCTGCGCTATCTGTTGTGGATCGCCGCCTTGCACACGCCGCGCCCGCCGCCACTGATGGTGCTCAACGAACCCGAGACCAGCCTGCATCCGGACCTGCTGCCGGCGCTGGCACGGCTGATCGCGCATGGGGCGCGCAGCACGCAGGTCTGGGTGGTGTCGCATGCCTCGCGCTTGATCGCGGCCCTGGAGGCGCAAGCCGATTGCAACAGCATCCATCTGGAGAAGCAGTTCAGCCAGACCGGGATCGTGGGTCAGGGGATGTTGGATGCGCCGGCGTGGTATTGGCCGGAGCGGTAG
- a CDS encoding ammonium transporter, with product MNRELLSDLAWGGGILVLALGASFARKLGYIDADTVTRMVMGATGLMVAWFGNRMPKRIVPSSRARQAARVGGWTMTLSGLVYAGLWLFAPIQLAVAGGCSAVMAGIAVTLGYCLSLRAKAKAS from the coding sequence ATGAACAGGGAGCTGCTCTCGGACCTCGCCTGGGGCGGTGGCATTCTCGTTCTGGCGCTCGGCGCGAGTTTCGCGCGCAAGCTCGGCTATATCGATGCCGACACGGTCACGCGGATGGTCATGGGCGCCACGGGACTGATGGTCGCCTGGTTCGGCAACCGGATGCCCAAGCGGATCGTGCCGAGCTCACGGGCTCGTCAGGCTGCGCGCGTAGGAGGCTGGACCATGACGCTGAGTGGCCTCGTCTATGCCGGGCTGTGGCTGTTCGCCCCGATTCAACTCGCGGTAGCGGGCGGATGCAGCGCGGTCATGGCAGGGATAGCCGTGACGCTGGGCTACTGCCTGTCGCTGCGGGCCAAGGCAAAGGCCTCCTAG
- a CDS encoding YybH family protein, with protein MAGPLLGQSAPEPVPSAEVPGVALPADLDRVLRDYERAWRAGNAAALAALFAEDGFVLQSNRPPIRGRSAIRTAYEGNSGGSLRLRALAFSAGETTGYIIGAYGYGDGPGDTGKFTLTLRRAPGEPWLIFSDMDNANAPPRQRSAPGTPSPAELPAAGN; from the coding sequence ATGGCGGGACCGCTCCTTGGACAGAGTGCCCCGGAACCGGTCCCGTCCGCAGAGGTCCCCGGCGTCGCGTTACCCGCTGACCTGGACCGCGTGCTTCGCGACTACGAGCGCGCATGGCGCGCGGGCAACGCGGCAGCCCTCGCCGCGCTGTTTGCCGAGGATGGGTTCGTGCTGCAGAGCAACCGTCCGCCGATCCGCGGACGCTCCGCCATCCGGACCGCCTATGAAGGCAACAGCGGCGGTTCTCTGCGGCTGCGCGCGCTCGCGTTCTCCGCCGGAGAAACGACCGGCTACATCATCGGCGCATACGGCTACGGCGACGGGCCCGGCGACACGGGAAAGTTCACCCTCACCCTGCGCCGCGCGCCCGGCGAGCCGTGGCTGATCTTCTCGGACATGGATAACGCGAACGCGCCACCGCGGCAGCGCAGCGCACCGGGCACACCTTCGCCGGCCGAACTCCCGGCGGCAGGAAACTGA